A stretch of Comamonadaceae bacterium M7527 DNA encodes these proteins:
- a CDS encoding efflux RND transporter periplasmic adaptor subunit yields the protein MQKPLVTARLSNAAARAYASSRRQRASVGLACLLVLGGAVYLSTTPVQSQEAANSAQALPPTVAISTFEEVLVHPSLAAAAQVQARNTAQLAAQVGGVVQSWHADAGATVKRGEVLAQLDPQDLRLALAQAQAAYASATAQAALSAQQLKRAQDLVAQGFLSPQALQQRETEQSVTKAQVAGAAAALQTARRALSKTAITAPFNGVVLQRMAQVGDMVAAGTPLFQLVDNAKPEVALSVSATQAISLKRAATATWRAKDTSQDYAVKVLRIGASLDQRTRAQPARLSFSGQDVPLPGSAGELMWKDPQAHLPTHVLVRRNGQVGYFTVANNKAQFVAIDRAQEGRPAAIDLPPNAPIVTTGQALLQNGQTVQLSQ from the coding sequence ATGCAAAAGCCCTTAGTTACTGCCCGCCTTTCTAACGCTGCTGCCAGGGCCTATGCGTCCAGCAGGCGACAACGCGCCAGTGTGGGACTGGCTTGTCTATTGGTCTTGGGCGGCGCGGTATACCTCAGTACCACCCCAGTGCAAAGCCAGGAAGCGGCAAACAGTGCGCAAGCGCTGCCGCCCACAGTTGCAATCAGCACATTTGAAGAGGTGTTGGTGCACCCAAGCCTGGCGGCCGCCGCACAAGTGCAAGCGCGCAACACCGCACAACTGGCGGCCCAAGTAGGTGGTGTGGTGCAAAGCTGGCATGCAGATGCCGGCGCCACGGTCAAGCGCGGCGAGGTGCTGGCCCAGCTTGACCCGCAAGACTTGCGCCTGGCCCTGGCGCAAGCCCAAGCCGCATATGCATCAGCCACAGCACAAGCGGCCCTTAGCGCGCAGCAGCTCAAGCGCGCGCAAGATTTGGTGGCGCAGGGCTTTTTGTCGCCACAAGCGTTACAGCAACGCGAAACCGAACAATCAGTCACCAAGGCTCAGGTCGCCGGTGCTGCAGCCGCGTTACAAACCGCCAGGCGCGCGCTGAGCAAAACCGCTATCACCGCCCCATTCAACGGCGTGGTGTTGCAGCGCATGGCGCAAGTGGGCGATATGGTGGCAGCGGGCACACCGCTGTTTCAGCTGGTAGACAACGCCAAGCCCGAAGTGGCTTTAAGCGTGTCGGCCACGCAGGCCATCAGCTTGAAGCGCGCAGCTACCGCCACATGGCGGGCCAAAGACACATCACAAGACTATGCGGTGAAGGTGTTGCGCATTGGTGCCAGCCTTGATCAGCGAACGCGGGCGCAGCCTGCCCGCTTGAGCTTTAGCGGCCAGGATGTGCCACTGCCAGGCAGCGCTGGCGAGCTGATGTGGAAAGACCCGCAGGCACACTTGCCCACGCATGTACTGGTGCGCAGAAATGGCCAGGTGGGCTACTTCACGGTAGCCAACAACAAGGCCCAGTTTGTCGCCATTGATCGCGCCCAGGAGGGGCGGCCTGCGGCTATTGACTTGCCGCCCAACGCGCCCATCGTAACCACCGGCCAAGCCTTGCTGCAAAACGGCCAAACGGTTCAACTCAGCCAATAA
- a CDS encoding squalene/phytoene synthase family protein: MRCAQLQLINFWQDLSQDLARQRFYIPVTVLAQHQLPPTCDLREVEPTTAQAVVAQLVAHATQTMHSGLGVVHAIPGRASWELALVVAGGLRILQRIKATGFKSAQIRPKLTAFDWLAVAYEALRIKLRRP; this comes from the coding sequence ATGCGGTGTGCACAGCTGCAACTGATTAATTTTTGGCAAGACCTCAGTCAAGACTTGGCCAGGCAGCGGTTTTACATACCTGTAACGGTTTTGGCGCAGCACCAGTTGCCACCCACTTGTGACCTGCGCGAGGTAGAACCAACAACAGCGCAAGCCGTCGTGGCGCAGCTGGTGGCGCATGCCACACAAACCATGCACAGTGGCCTAGGTGTCGTGCATGCAATACCTGGTCGCGCCAGCTGGGAGCTGGCTCTGGTAGTGGCTGGTGGCCTGCGCATATTGCAGCGTATAAAGGCCACCGGCTTTAAAAGCGCTCAGATCAGGCCCAAGCTCACAGCCTTTGATTGGCTGGCAGTGGCTTACGAGGCCTTGCGCATCAAGTTACGCCGGCCTTGA
- a CDS encoding squalene/phytoene synthase family protein — protein sequence MSVGVDHYENFPVASWLCPKHLRPAVQAIYRWARTGDDIADEGTDTPSQRLNQLASMRNALQQAIAEQAHDATTQPWAQLVAPLAQLVRNGLKPKPLFDLLQAFESDVSRTASAPLGDRYQDWPALLNYCSYSANPVGRLMLQLYKVNDPEVMAQSDAVCTAATD from the coding sequence ATGTCTGTTGGTGTTGATCATTACGAAAATTTTCCGGTTGCAAGCTGGCTTTGTCCCAAGCACTTGCGCCCTGCCGTTCAAGCGATCTACCGCTGGGCCCGCACCGGCGACGATATTGCAGACGAAGGCACAGACACCCCCTCGCAGCGGCTCAATCAGTTGGCCAGCATGCGCAACGCCTTGCAGCAAGCCATTGCCGAGCAAGCCCACGACGCAACCACACAGCCATGGGCCCAGCTGGTAGCACCACTGGCCCAGCTGGTACGCAACGGCTTAAAGCCAAAGCCCTTGTTTGATTTGCTGCAAGCCTTTGAGTCAGACGTTAGCCGTACGGCCAGCGCACCGCTTGGAGACCGGTACCAAGACTGGCCAGCGTTATTGAACTACTGCAGCTATTCCGCCAACCCAGTTGGGCGGCTGATGCTGCAGCTTTACAAGGTGAATGACCCAGAGGTGATGGCACAAAGCGATGCGGTGTGCACAGCTGCAACTGATTAA
- the clpP gene encoding ATP-dependent Clp endopeptidase proteolytic subunit ClpP: MVPMVVEQSGRGERSYDIYSRLLKERVVFLVGPVNDQSANLVVAQLLFLESENPDKDIHFYINSPGGSVSAGMAIFDTMNFIKPDVSTLCTGMAASMGAFLLAAGAKGKRFSLPNSRVMIHQPLGGAQGQATDIEIHAREILRLRALLNDILAKQSGQPLERIERDTERDYFMTAQEAADYGLVDKVIDKREDAAKPAA, encoded by the coding sequence ATGGTCCCCATGGTGGTAGAGCAGTCTGGGCGCGGTGAGCGCAGCTATGACATTTACTCTCGTTTGCTCAAGGAGCGCGTGGTGTTTTTGGTGGGCCCGGTTAATGACCAGTCTGCCAATTTAGTGGTGGCGCAGTTGCTGTTTTTAGAGTCTGAAAACCCAGACAAAGATATTCACTTCTACATCAACTCACCAGGCGGTTCGGTCAGTGCTGGCATGGCTATCTTTGACACCATGAACTTCATCAAGCCAGACGTGTCAACGCTTTGCACGGGCATGGCTGCCAGCATGGGTGCGTTTTTGTTGGCTGCCGGCGCCAAGGGCAAACGCTTCTCGTTGCCCAACTCTCGCGTGATGATTCACCAGCCACTGGGCGGCGCACAGGGCCAGGCCACAGACATTGAGATTCACGCCCGTGAAATCCTGCGCTTACGCGCCTTGTTGAACGACATATTGGCCAAGCAGTCTGGCCAGCCCTTAGAGCGCATTGAGCGCGATACCGAGCGTGACTACTTCATGACCGCTCAGGAAGCGGCTGACTACGGTTTGGTAGACAAGGTGATTGACAAGCGCGAAGACGCAGCCAAGCCAGCGGCTTGA